In Candidatus Cloacimonadota bacterium, the following are encoded in one genomic region:
- a CDS encoding ATP-dependent DNA helicase, which yields MKISVRNLVEFVYRTGDISFEFSSSSRNTAGVKGHQKVQRNRGAGYQAEVALEHTAVYDGLTISVGGRLDGLWQTDEGVILEEIKTTTLPLKEILSDSFFLHWAQVKTYAYIYMVKEELKSIAIQLTYYNIDTDQTKEFREKITLKEATSFFQKMVKKYIAFAQKVENRKRTRDISAASMTFPFKKYRPGQRELAVTVYKTIERSERFFFQAATGIGKTVAVLFPAFKALGNNLCDKIFYLTAKTMGKTIAEQCLGLLGEQGLNSLAVTLTAKDKICFKPDAACHPDECEYAKGYYDRVRKAINDGLGLNIVTRQKIIEIAENHQVCPFEFSLDLSLWADIIICDYNYAFDPRVYLRRFFQDERESYTFLIDEAHNLVDRSRAMYSVELFKKDFLAVRRSIKKSSPGLYKQLTALNTYLLNLKKDLVANKKELSINRVIPDDLLKLLRQFCYTAEAQLVKDKIKTGKDELIDLYFAVTAFLRISEIFDNYFVFYYELMKENDLRIKIFCLDPSKVMKENLKRAKSSIFFSATMTPLGYFNELLGGEPGDRKSIINSPFPLDNREVIICPQVVTIYKKRKETLQDVADYIKAAVSAKKGNYITYFSSYEYMNQVLEILSEDKDDPDLQMSIVQKQDMTEEAREEYVTQFNNGKGENLLAFAVLGGVFGEGIDLIGDKLIGAIIVGVGLPQLSLERELIREFFQAKNGKGYDYAYKFPGMNRVLQAAGRVIRSENDTGVVILLDQRFANLEYQRLFPNEWSNFVAVQSPETLYNVLLGFWGKKE from the coding sequence ATGAAGATCTCAGTACGTAATTTAGTCGAGTTCGTTTATAGAACAGGCGATATCTCCTTTGAATTTTCCAGTTCCTCAAGAAACACTGCCGGAGTCAAAGGTCATCAGAAGGTACAACGCAATAGAGGAGCCGGATATCAGGCAGAGGTTGCTCTTGAGCATACTGCAGTATATGACGGACTAACCATCAGCGTTGGTGGGAGATTAGACGGTCTATGGCAGACAGATGAAGGCGTGATCTTAGAAGAGATCAAGACAACAACCCTTCCCCTGAAAGAGATTCTCTCCGATTCGTTCTTTCTGCATTGGGCTCAAGTCAAGACCTATGCCTATATCTACATGGTGAAGGAAGAGTTAAAATCCATAGCAATTCAACTGACTTATTATAACATTGATACTGATCAAACTAAAGAATTCCGGGAGAAGATCACACTCAAAGAGGCCACCTCTTTTTTCCAAAAAATGGTAAAAAAGTACATCGCTTTTGCTCAGAAAGTCGAAAACCGCAAGAGGACAAGAGACATCTCAGCAGCTTCTATGACTTTTCCCTTCAAGAAATATCGTCCCGGTCAGAGAGAGCTGGCAGTTACTGTTTATAAAACTATTGAGCGGAGTGAGAGGTTTTTCTTCCAAGCAGCGACCGGGATCGGTAAGACTGTTGCTGTTCTCTTTCCTGCCTTTAAGGCGCTCGGCAATAATCTCTGCGATAAGATCTTCTATCTGACAGCCAAGACAATGGGCAAGACCATAGCTGAACAGTGTTTGGGACTACTTGGCGAGCAGGGATTGAACTCTCTGGCTGTGACTCTAACAGCCAAGGACAAAATATGCTTCAAACCTGATGCTGCCTGTCACCCCGATGAGTGTGAATATGCTAAGGGTTATTATGATAGAGTAAGAAAAGCGATCAATGATGGTTTAGGTCTTAATATTGTAACCCGCCAGAAGATCATCGAAATAGCAGAAAATCACCAAGTTTGTCCTTTTGAGTTTTCGTTAGATCTTTCGCTTTGGGCTGATATAATCATCTGCGACTATAATTACGCCTTTGATCCACGTGTTTATTTACGACGTTTCTTTCAGGATGAAAGAGAATCTTATACTTTCCTGATCGATGAAGCTCATAATCTTGTAGATCGTTCCAGAGCTATGTACTCAGTAGAATTGTTCAAGAAAGATTTTCTTGCCGTTCGCAGAAGTATCAAAAAATCATCACCCGGTTTATATAAACAACTAACTGCTCTTAATACTTATCTACTCAATCTAAAGAAAGATCTTGTTGCCAATAAAAAGGAGCTCTCTATTAACAGGGTAATTCCCGATGATTTACTCAAATTATTACGCCAGTTCTGCTATACTGCTGAGGCACAGCTTGTCAAAGACAAGATCAAAACAGGGAAAGATGAACTTATTGATCTCTATTTCGCAGTGACTGCGTTTCTCCGCATTAGTGAGATCTTCGATAATTATTTCGTCTTTTATTACGAGTTAATGAAAGAAAATGATCTGCGAATAAAGATCTTTTGTCTCGATCCTTCCAAAGTGATGAAAGAGAATCTGAAGAGAGCTAAATCTTCCATCTTCTTTTCTGCAACAATGACTCCGCTCGGATATTTTAATGAACTTCTTGGTGGTGAACCGGGAGACAGAAAGAGTATTATCAATTCTCCATTTCCTCTCGATAACAGAGAAGTTATTATCTGTCCTCAAGTAGTCACGATCTACAAAAAAAGAAAAGAGACCTTACAGGATGTTGCCGACTATATCAAAGCGGCAGTTTCAGCTAAAAAAGGAAATTATATCACATACTTCTCCTCGTATGAGTATATGAATCAGGTATTAGAGATCTTGTCTGAGGATAAAGATGATCCTGACCTGCAGATGAGTATTGTGCAGAAGCAGGATATGACAGAAGAAGCCAGAGAAGAATATGTCACTCAATTCAATAATGGAAAGGGTGAAAATCTCCTCGCCTTTGCTGTATTGGGTGGTGTCTTCGGAGAAGGTATCGATCTGATCGGAGATAAGCTGATTGGTGCCATTATAGTCGGGGTTGGACTGCCACAGTTATCATTGGAGAGAGAACTGATCAGAGAGTTCTTTCAGGCAAAAAACGGTAAAGGTTATGATTATGCTTACAAGTTCCCCGGTATGAACCGGGTATTGCAGGCAGCAGGGAGAGTGATCAGATCGGAGAATGATACCGGAGTGGTCATTCTGCTTGATCAACGGTTTGCTAATCTGGAGTATCAAAGACTATTTCCTAATGAATGGTCTAATTTTGTTGCTGTTCAGTCTCCGGAAACTTTATACAATGTACTGCTCGGTTTTTGGGGCAAGAAGGAGTAG
- a CDS encoding phosphate butyryltransferase, with amino-acid sequence MNIRKLDDMFEYLKARPRKRLIVAYGQDPYTIGAVHDAVTMGLIDATIVGDETKIKKLCEKKGFDAAVFHIVNEKNEAKSGVVSVDLINAGEGDFLMKGLIGTEKYMHAILNKQKGLLPPGGVLSHISVFECPRYHKLLIASDVAVIPAPDLQQKIAIANYLVGAAKSLGIEKPKIAVISATEKVNYKMPSCVDGAILSKMAQRGQIKDAIIDGPFALDVAVDKEGADIKGINSPVAGDADCLLFPNIEAGNVFYKTMTKLANSEVGAYVVGAKAPAILPSRGDCEKSKLYSIALSALYA; translated from the coding sequence GTGAACATCAGGAAATTGGACGATATGTTCGAGTATCTAAAAGCTCGTCCACGCAAACGGTTAATAGTAGCTTATGGTCAGGACCCTTATACGATAGGAGCCGTTCATGACGCAGTAACAATGGGATTAATAGACGCTACTATTGTCGGTGATGAAACCAAGATCAAGAAATTATGTGAGAAGAAGGGGTTTGATGCTGCGGTTTTTCATATAGTGAATGAAAAGAATGAGGCTAAATCGGGAGTTGTTTCTGTAGATTTGATAAATGCAGGTGAAGGTGATTTTCTGATGAAGGGCTTGATCGGTACCGAAAAATACATGCATGCTATCCTCAACAAGCAGAAAGGTCTGTTACCGCCCGGTGGAGTTTTAAGCCATATCTCCGTTTTTGAATGTCCTCGCTATCATAAATTACTCATAGCTAGTGATGTTGCCGTTATTCCTGCTCCCGATCTGCAACAGAAGATCGCTATTGCCAACTATCTGGTCGGAGCTGCCAAATCTCTCGGAATAGAAAAACCGAAAATTGCCGTTATTAGCGCTACCGAGAAAGTCAATTATAAGATGCCCTCCTGTGTTGACGGGGCAATTTTATCTAAGATGGCACAGCGAGGTCAGATAAAGGATGCCATCATTGACGGACCCTTTGCTCTTGATGTAGCAGTAGATAAAGAGGGAGCCGATATTAAGGGTATTAATAGTCCCGTAGCAGGTGATGCCGATTGCCTTCTTTTCCCGAATATAGAAGCCGGTAATGTCTTTTATAAGACCATGACCAAACTGGCTAATTCGGAAGTAGGTGCCTATGTCGTTGGTGCAAAAGCTCCGGCAATTCTTCCTTCACGTGGTGATTGCGAAAAGAGCAAGCTCTATTCGATAGCTTTATCTGCCTTATACGCCTAA
- a CDS encoding RpiB/LacA/LacB family sugar-phosphate isomerase gives MKIALASDHAGFEMKVFLKKNLVKEHEITDIGTFSCEPVDYAPLSIRAAEEVAAGRCERAVIICGTGIGSSIAANKVKGIRAALCHCKDFALLSREHNNANVLVLPGRFIAHQLAAEIVSLWLATPFSNAERHIKRIEQIKDYEERR, from the coding sequence ATGAAAATAGCTTTAGCGTCAGATCATGCCGGATTTGAGATGAAAGTTTTTTTAAAGAAGAATCTGGTAAAAGAACATGAGATCACTGATATTGGAACTTTTAGTTGTGAACCGGTAGATTATGCACCCTTATCAATCAGAGCAGCAGAAGAAGTCGCTGCAGGACGTTGCGAAAGAGCTGTGATAATCTGCGGAACCGGCATTGGCAGCTCGATTGCAGCCAATAAGGTGAAAGGGATCAGAGCTGCTCTCTGTCACTGTAAGGATTTTGCCTTACTGAGCCGCGAACATAATAACGCCAATGTGCTTGTCTTACCGGGCAGATTTATCGCTCATCAACTCGCTGCCGAAATAGTATCGCTATGGCTCGCAACTCCCTTTAGTAATGCAGAAAGGCATATTAAACGTATCGAACAAATAAAAGATTATGAAGAGAGGAGATAA
- a CDS encoding serine hydroxymethyltransferase, with product MKHIKMQDPEIFAAILNEINRQTENLELIASENFVSRAVLEAAGSVLTNKYAEGYPYRWSKKTGQINYNLYGRYYGGCENVDVVERLAIERAKELFKAEHANVQPHSGSQANMAAYFALVKPGDTILTLELAHGGHLTHGHPLSFSGALYNVIHYGVNKETEVFDYDHLMQMAQEVKPKMILAGASAYPRAMDFAKFREIADSVGATLMVDMAHIAGLVAAGLHQSPIPYADVVTTTTHKTLRGPRSGLILCKEKFAKEIDREVFPGVQGGPLMHVIAAKAVAFKEALSPEFKQYQQQVKNNAAALAEALKDKGFKLVSDGTDTHLMLINLGTEEEGGPSGKVMEGALDKASITSNKNTVPFDTRTPFVASGIRLGTPAVTSRKMKEPEMVKIAEFIRKVYDNFENEEILQNIKGEVNEFCYKFPLYDDILEELKEV from the coding sequence ATGAAACATATCAAAATGCAGGATCCTGAAATTTTTGCAGCTATTTTGAATGAAATAAATCGTCAGACCGAGAATCTGGAACTCATCGCCTCTGAGAACTTCGTTTCCAGAGCAGTTCTGGAAGCAGCTGGTTCAGTTCTGACCAATAAGTATGCTGAAGGTTACCCCTATCGCTGGAGTAAAAAGACCGGACAAATAAATTATAATCTTTACGGCAGATATTACGGTGGTTGTGAAAATGTCGATGTCGTAGAACGATTAGCGATTGAGCGAGCTAAGGAGTTGTTTAAAGCCGAGCACGCCAATGTTCAACCACATTCCGGCTCACAGGCAAATATGGCTGCCTACTTTGCTCTTGTTAAACCGGGTGATACAATTCTAACTCTGGAATTGGCTCATGGTGGACATCTAACCCACGGACATCCCCTCAGCTTCTCCGGGGCATTATATAACGTTATCCATTATGGTGTTAATAAAGAGACCGAAGTTTTCGATTATGACCACCTGATGCAAATGGCTCAGGAAGTGAAACCGAAGATGATCTTAGCCGGAGCAAGTGCCTATCCGAGAGCAATGGATTTTGCTAAATTCAGAGAGATAGCCGATAGTGTCGGAGCGACTCTGATGGTTGATATGGCTCATATTGCCGGACTCGTAGCTGCCGGTCTACACCAGAGCCCGATACCTTATGCTGACGTTGTTACCACTACGACTCATAAAACCCTCAGAGGACCTCGTTCAGGGCTGATCCTCTGTAAAGAGAAATTTGCCAAAGAAATTGACAGAGAAGTTTTCCCCGGTGTTCAGGGCGGTCCTTTAATGCATGTGATCGCTGCCAAAGCAGTTGCCTTCAAAGAGGCACTATCACCCGAATTCAAGCAATATCAGCAGCAGGTCAAGAATAACGCCGCAGCACTAGCTGAAGCGTTGAAAGATAAAGGGTTCAAACTCGTTTCCGATGGCACAGATACTCATCTTATGCTGATCAATCTCGGCACAGAAGAAGAGGGGGGACCATCCGGGAAGGTAATGGAAGGGGCATTAGACAAAGCTTCTATCACATCCAATAAAAATACAGTTCCCTTTGATACCAGAACTCCTTTTGTTGCCTCAGGTATCAGATTAGGTACTCCGGCAGTTACTTCACGCAAGATGAAAGAACCGGAGATGGTCAAAATTGCCGAGTTCATCAGAAAGGTCTATGATAACTTCGAGAATGAAGAGATCTTACAGAATATCAAGGGTGAAGTAAACGAATTCTGTTATAAATTTCCCCTTTATGATGATATATTGGAAGAGTTAAAAGAGGTCTGA
- a CDS encoding chitobiase/beta-hexosaminidase C-terminal domain-containing protein, which translates to MKKIIFTLISLGLLTMMFASVATIEGINNSSTMDLRQEYFVDFEGPGETKTSYAAGNVNLSGKDWHLDNVLIGTDNNDMKFDSRSARFRHQEALAATMTMLEDKANGLGTISFYYARSNFSNDRQPTAPIFVVEYSLNQGSTWTQIGNDINLDGIDQLTLFSQTVNVEGNVRVRFRSISGTDGRRFNIDNILLTDFGDEEAVAPPAFSPPGGSYFGSIMVSITTVTPDATIHYTMDGTDPTDQSPIFTDPIEVTDDVTIKARGYATGLNPSIISTANYTIEVPIDVDNIAELKASPQGEIYRLTEEVILTYQQTFRNQKYIQDDTGGILIDDNTGIITTQYQVYDGITGLVGTLGEYGNMIQFVPAQNGPPASSHDNVVHPIVITMNDYLNDFMTYQSWLVKIENVYFPDADGSATFANGQVYTLSDGTNTIDFRTTFYDVDYIGDVIPTDTIDLTGIPNSRTEGHFITSRDTNDLYSVTSIDLPFTQPLELKGNYPNPFNPSTLIHFTLPEEAEINLTIYNIRGQKIRELYNGYLPAGEHRVEWNGRDDSNRIQSSGVYFYQLQSGDQTLIRKALMIK; encoded by the coding sequence ATGAAAAAAATCATTTTTACTCTCATCAGCTTAGGATTGTTGACCATGATGTTTGCCTCTGTCGCAACGATAGAGGGCATTAACAACTCATCAACAATGGATTTAAGACAAGAATATTTCGTTGATTTTGAGGGTCCCGGGGAAACTAAAACCAGTTATGCTGCCGGGAATGTTAACCTGAGTGGTAAAGACTGGCATCTTGATAATGTTCTTATTGGAACAGATAACAATGACATGAAATTCGATTCTCGATCAGCCAGATTTAGACACCAAGAAGCTTTAGCAGCTACTATGACAATGTTGGAAGATAAAGCAAATGGTTTAGGGACTATCTCTTTCTACTATGCCAGATCAAATTTCTCCAATGATAGACAACCGACTGCTCCGATTTTTGTTGTCGAGTACAGCTTAAATCAGGGTAGCACATGGACTCAGATCGGAAACGATATCAATCTTGACGGCATTGATCAGCTTACCCTCTTTTCCCAGACGGTCAATGTTGAAGGTAATGTCAGAGTCAGATTCCGCTCAATTTCAGGAACAGATGGTAGAAGATTTAATATTGATAACATTCTGCTCACCGACTTTGGTGATGAAGAAGCTGTTGCTCCACCTGCTTTCAGTCCACCCGGTGGTTCCTATTTCGGTTCGATCATGGTCTCGATAACAACTGTCACTCCCGATGCCACTATCCATTATACAATGGACGGAACAGATCCGACTGACCAATCTCCTATCTTTACCGATCCGATTGAGGTTACCGATGACGTCACCATCAAAGCACGCGGCTATGCTACAGGATTGAATCCCAGTATCATTTCTACTGCCAATTATACAATTGAAGTTCCGATTGATGTTGATAATATTGCTGAGCTGAAAGCCAGTCCTCAAGGTGAAATCTACCGACTGACCGAAGAGGTCATTCTTACCTATCAACAGACTTTCCGTAATCAAAAGTATATTCAAGACGATACAGGAGGAATTCTCATCGATGATAATACTGGTATTATTACTACTCAATATCAAGTCTATGATGGCATTACAGGTCTAGTGGGAACTTTGGGTGAATATGGAAATATGATCCAGTTTGTTCCTGCTCAAAACGGTCCACCGGCTTCTTCTCACGATAATGTTGTTCATCCGATTGTTATTACTATGAATGACTATCTCAATGACTTTATGACTTATCAGTCATGGCTGGTCAAGATCGAAAATGTTTACTTCCCTGATGCCGACGGGTCTGCAACTTTTGCCAATGGGCAGGTTTATACACTAAGTGACGGAACTAATACAATTGACTTCAGAACTACATTTTACGATGTAGATTATATCGGTGATGTCATTCCGACAGATACTATTGACCTGACAGGAATTCCAAATTCCAGAACTGAAGGACATTTTATTACCTCTCGAGATACTAATGATCTCTATTCGGTTACATCTATTGATCTGCCTTTCACTCAGCCATTAGAGTTGAAAGGTAACTATCCTAATCCTTTCAATCCTTCAACCTTGATTCATTTCACACTACCGGAAGAAGCAGAGATCAACCTCACGATCTACAATATCAGAGGTCAAAAGATCAGAGAATTGTATAACGGTTACCTTCCTGCTGGTGAACATCGGGTTGAATGGAACGGTAGAGACGACAGCAACAGAATTCAGTCTTCTGGTGTCTATTTCTATCAGCTCCAGTCGGGAGACCAGACATTGATCCGCAAAGCGCTTATGATCAAGTAA
- a CDS encoding pyridoxamine 5'-phosphate oxidase family protein, which yields MEKHDEAIRNEVWQFFKPLQIVYFATVDKNEPKVRPVTMLYLEKRFWILTGTIDQKVIQIKGNPNIELCIPLYQDNHNGCIRLAGKGYIVESKETRARIAGQCEYFHNYWQDTNDPNYTLIELEFSEVDYLRPGEMETHRFNI from the coding sequence ATGGAAAAACATGACGAAGCAATAAGAAATGAGGTTTGGCAGTTTTTTAAACCTCTGCAGATTGTCTATTTTGCTACGGTAGATAAAAACGAACCCAAAGTAAGACCGGTGACCATGCTTTACCTGGAAAAGAGATTTTGGATCTTGACCGGAACTATAGATCAAAAGGTAATCCAGATTAAAGGTAACCCAAATATCGAACTCTGCATACCATTGTATCAGGACAATCATAACGGCTGTATCCGTCTTGCCGGTAAAGGGTACATTGTCGAAAGCAAAGAAACAAGAGCCAGAATTGCCGGACAATGTGAATATTTCCATAACTACTGGCAGGATACCAATGACCCTAATTACACCCTGATCGAACTGGAATTCTCCGAAGTTGATTACCTAAGACCCGGAGAAATGGAAACCCACCGCTTCAACATCTAA
- a CDS encoding DUF2141 domain-containing protein, producing the protein MGKKIILLLFYCLLPMLSIAQITLTIEISDLRNNDGQILFELSKEDEERVFAVTGDILENSCVIVIENLEPGMYAFRYFHDENMNEKLDTNWLGIPKEGFGFSNDPKMTFGPPSFEKTLFELNGSEVLTSKPKYF; encoded by the coding sequence ATGGGAAAGAAAATAATTCTATTGTTGTTTTATTGTTTACTTCCGATGCTATCGATAGCGCAGATAACCCTGACAATTGAAATAAGCGATTTACGTAATAATGACGGGCAGATTCTGTTTGAACTTAGTAAAGAAGACGAGGAAAGGGTTTTTGCTGTAACCGGTGATATATTAGAGAACAGTTGTGTAATAGTGATCGAAAACTTAGAGCCGGGTATGTATGCTTTTAGATATTTTCATGACGAGAACATGAATGAGAAACTCGATACTAATTGGCTGGGTATTCCCAAAGAGGGGTTTGGTTTTTCCAATGATCCCAAAATGACTTTCGGACCGCCATCATTTGAAAAGACGTTGTTTGAGTTAAACGGTTCAGAAGTTCTGACGAGTAAACCAAAGTATTTTTAA
- a CDS encoding nuclear transport factor 2 family protein, which yields METIRELWSKTYNREGKPDWSHIFQYYHKDIVFQDTIQRIEGIDDFIAMCKRLTKRTKQLQLEIVSMAQNDKVIMFDWVMTMMFKKYPNTPIYGSTKLVLSEDGFIKEQRDYYDLWGDIFNNIPHFGKMYRKFLIKKFG from the coding sequence ATGGAGACGATCAGGGAGTTATGGTCGAAGACATATAACCGTGAGGGGAAACCGGACTGGTCACATATTTTTCAATACTATCACAAGGATATAGTTTTTCAGGATACTATTCAGCGCATAGAGGGGATTGACGATTTTATCGCTATGTGCAAGCGGCTTACCAAACGGACGAAGCAGTTGCAATTGGAGATAGTATCCATGGCTCAGAACGACAAGGTGATCATGTTCGACTGGGTGATGACCATGATGTTCAAGAAATATCCCAACACTCCGATCTATGGGTCAACAAAACTTGTTCTGAGTGAAGATGGTTTTATAAAGGAACAACGTGACTATTACGATCTGTGGGGGGATATTTTCAATAACATTCCTCACTTTGGCAAGATGTACCGAAAGTTCCTGATCAAAAAGTTCGGATAA